A stretch of DNA from Oryza brachyantha chromosome 9, ObraRS2, whole genome shotgun sequence:
GAAACGTCCTAACGTACCTTTGTTAGTCCACCGCATTGCATGGCCTGTTATATAGAGTCCGTGCCTAATGACCCGTGCCAACCCGACCAGGCCAGCTGGGTATGACTACACCAAAATTCACCGGGTCTCAATTCCAGGATTGGGCAAagttaataatatagctaGCAAATCGACTTTAAGACGCTTTACAACCTCGTCTTAACCCACTCATATAGTGGTTATTTCTTCATTATTAATAGGGGATCCACTTGTTTCTCCCACAGAGTTTGCTAGTTCTTGTGTCCAAGTCGGCTGCAAGCTTATGGTACCTCCAATACAGAGTATTTAGTTAGGTGtttaataatatgattaaGCTAAGtactatactattttttttacgcAAGCATCTCTTTTTAACCCTGCATTGGAAGTCATACGTAAAAACAACCAGTTGTTTTGTTGAAGACAAAACTTGAGACACTCCGTGCTCGATGCATGGAGGAAGAGCACCTGAAGGAGCGTGCCCTGTGCCATGGCGAAACAACTGGACTCTCCTTTGGTCGTCAGGCAGCTCACAAGCTCCTGCGCAAAACTTCATCTTACTTCTCGACTACGTGACGGTGGGATGTTTATTAAACGATTAttcttataattaaaattttattaaaaaatattttcttatattttaaaataggttTCCGATTCTATAgcgattaattttattatttatcaaaaaaaaaaatagtcccTGACTGCAGTCATCAACGGGTGGCTGCTTCTCACTCATCACCGTCACCATTAGTCGAGGTTCGTCGTCGAGTCCATGTTGGTGTCATGGTTGTTGGAAGGAGACGAGGCTGATGGCTGGGGCTACACCGTAATGGATTGGGGGTTCCAAATCATCTCAAACTATCCAAATTATGTCAGTGCGAGTATCACcctatctctttttttttcttattgttCTGTTTAtacctcaaaatttaaatatttaactttaaatatgaaattgattttaagattttttcaccaatttttttttctgcactgGCTTTTATcacactaagaatatgtatataaaagttttatatataaattatttttatttacaaatatgtcaataATCACTAGTGTTCTGCATTACATCTCATATGTTCagatttttagattatttatttttttattattgctATTGAAGAATATAAACGAAACtgaattaatgaaaaaaaaaaccatagcACAACGTTTATCTCAAAAGCTGCCATACAGTGTTTGTTGGTTTGTGCCTGCCTGCTGCTTGCATCCAGGAAAACAACCCGTGACTGGAATTAAGCAGGTTTGTTGCAGTAGTAACATCTAGGAGTACTCTTTGTTGTTTCCTTGTTGATTCATTCAGCAGCCAGGAGATTCCATTTGAGTGCTGCTTTGGGTGAGGTGACGAAGATTAGTAATTGAAAATCCCCTAATTTCCCATAATTGAAAACTGGAAGAAATATAGGGAATCAAAAGCTTCAAACCTTACGAAAAGAATATGAGTTTCTACAAAATCTtctgaaattcctataaaatgaTCTATTTAGGGCTCTTTCAGGACACATAAATTTTACACCATTTTCATAGGAAACAATGCAGTTCCATGAAATTCCCCAAAAACTCCCCTCTTTTCTTTGGAACATCTgttcctgtattttttttttcgttataTGCGTTTTCCGAATCATGCGTTCCAATGGAGCCCTAAAGTTTTCGTCTTAACAACCTACAAGAGAATTCCTGAATCGATAAACTTAATTCGATTGGAGCACAATGCAATGGATTCATCACCTTACTCGCTCCTTCCTTCCCTGAGAAAGGAAACGAAGTGTTTTCGTTTTTTTGGTTTGAtcaaattcaattcaatcGGCACACGGATGCATCCATGGAATGCGGCAATAATCGTAGGCAAGCTAGCTGACGTCACATCACATGGCGCCGTGACAATGGCGTACCGTCCCGGCCGGACTCCACGGCGCTGCTACTGTACAgtcccgcgcgcgcgggctACGACGAGGCGTCGGGggtgcggcgcgggcggcggtggcggccgtcgAGCCGCATCCCGTCGGGGCCGAacacgcgggcgagcgaggcgacgccggcgccggcgccggtgccgggGAGCGCGCACTCGGACAGCGCGACCGGGTACCTCCTCCGGTCGTGGCAGTAGGAGTAGGACATGTGGCCGCGCCGGAACGCCGCCATCGCGGCCCGCTGCGGCACGGACACGGCGGCAGCCCCCTCGTAGCCCGCCGCGTCCGCgcacgacgtcgccgccgccgccgccgcggcggcggagtgtTTCTCGGCGGGGTCGACGGCGCAGCCGTGGAGGACGAGGTCGGCGAACTCGGCGACGAAGGGCGCGTACTTGTAGTTGACCCTGTAGCGGCCGCCGAGCGTCGCCCAGGCGGAGCCGTCCCAGATGGTGGCGTACACCGACATCGGCTTCGACGGGAACGCCGcgcccatcgccgccgtgctcaCCACCTCCCTGATCAGCGTCTCGTCCACGTAGAAACTGCTCCAAAAAAGGATAATCTCCccaaattttcaaacaaatcCGACATAAATCTACTCTTCTTTTTGTAAAGGGAATCCAGGCGACGCGCACTGAAATTCTCCAAGGGTGAGAGTATGACGACACGACACGAGCAGAGCAGCAAAAttaaaagttcttttttttgaatggCTCACATGATGCGGTGGCGGGTCCAGAGGATGGAGTAATGGTGGTAGGCGTCGGTGGGGTCGAAGGGGAGGTCGTAGCGCTCctcccggccggcggcggtgctgccGTTGCCGTACACGTTGGTCTGCACCCGCCACTCGCGGCCCCGAACGTTGCCCAGGAACTCGAAGTCCAGCTCGTCGTGGGTCTTCTCGTACGTGTCGCCGTTCGACAGCTGCAGCCACAAACagcaaccattttttttcttttagataagCTCaccggcgatcgatcgatttcaCGATTTGTTGCTGGGCTGGGCAGGGCAGCGGGAGCCCggaaaggaggaggatggcGGAGACGCACGTAGAATGCGACGACCACTCCGGCGGCGTAGTCGGCGGGGAGCTTGATGGCGGCGCTGAAGAAGCCGTGGAGGAAGAGGTCCTGCGAGGCGAACCCGGCGCCTGCGGAGCggaggaagacgaagaagTCAGTTTTGCAAAGAACACCCCAAATTATATCAATATCACATAAAGATTCTCCCTTTGCGTGCAGGAAGGACCTATTCGAAATTTAAAAAGTGCAATGCGCCCCCTAGATTACATAGAAATCACATTTTCAGGCAGCGGCCCTTGCCCATGGGGGAGGAAAGCTCAAGCATGGCGCGAGCGCCTCACCGGTGGACTCGTCGAGAGAGAGGTggacgcggcggccgtcgcggAGCAGAGCGAGGTTGCCGTCGCCGAACATCTGCGCGTAGCCTTCGTCGAAGGCGATGCTCCGCGCGGGGCGGACGAGCCGcagtggcggcggcctcgcgtcggcgccggcgagcacgACGAGCGacaggaggagggggagcgcCGGCATCGTAGCTGACGAGGACCtctccgtctctctctctcacgtaCACACACGCGCACGCGCGGTCGGACacgctctgctgctgctgtggcgAGAGCAGCGGTGGCTTTAATGGTGAGACCCTCTGTCCTCGGGTGGCgagctgcggctgcggctgccaCTGTTTGAGTTTTGCATTTTGAACGCGGAAATTGACACGATTCTCGTGGTGCTTAGCCGGGCACGGCAAACGAAAACTAAAATTAgcgaataatatatatatatatatttaagattTAGAAGTTAATATTaggaaataaactttaataaaaaaactcttaaaaacaattctaaatttagttttagaaattcaaattggcttataagcctaggtagaagcgaaaaggggttgcatatgcatgtatatcCAGGTGTTTCATCGAAATATAAATGACATacttataaacgaaaaaatttatgaaaaaaatatatatgtattcttagtgatttaaaagctaaggctgaaaaataaacttcgataaaaaacctctaaaattatttttaaatttaaagttaaaaatttaaattttgatttataagcattaGAAAAAGACGagtgtttttttcattttggcTTTCAGTTTGCATACGTACGAGTGCCCTGTTATGCTGTTGCAAGCTCTTATTACCTGTGACGGAAACACAAAAGACGTTTTAGCTATCGCTACATATTATCCATTAATGAATATGTATTATTCATACATGATTCACtgacatttatatttatataaatatagataacgCCAGAAacttttaagttataaaatgGGTGTAGGACATGGTCTCTTTATGAAcatgattataaaaatttatgaacagatgaagatgaagaagaaaagattgaCTTAAAGAGGTGTCATGTGGCTTATTCGGGAAAGGTTCAAAtggtatattataaatataaataatttagggGTAAAAATTATACTTAGCGATctattagcgatctaaaatctgaggctaaaaaataagttacgatgaaaaaacccaaaaatatactctaaagttaaaattgaaaatttaaattttgatttataatctaaaaaaaggGGGgctgaaaaaaatctaagttGCAACTCTTgctgattttcttttaaaatctACATGGAGTGCGGTccttccatttcaaaatataaatatgtacgtAACTCAAATTTTGAAACACGATGTAACTATTTTCTGTGCTGATTGCTGTAATTCTCGTCACATTAATGATACACGCTTGGCAAGAGAACCTAGGcccttcaaaatttaaaaactgacTACTACTAAAGTAACTGAAAAGATCATCATTTGACCTAGTAACTTTAATACGAAGTACTATGTGCTAAAGGAATACTACTTGTATTTTgtgaatggagggagtaccgtATATTAGGAATTTCATACAATTTaggaaatttaataatttattttaaattactatataaaaaataatacaggATTTGAATCCTGTAAAATTCCAACACAATGATTCAAAAGGGAccctaaaactttttttttcttatatcgAACTGTCACTGGTTTGAATTGGATTTCGGGAAAAGCTGGTAATAACGTCTGTGGTGGGGATGAACAGAATTGATTGGTGAGTACTGGATTCAACTGCCGTGCATTCCCTGCTTTGCTGTGCATTGGTCCGTGAGGCCGTGACAGGCATTGTTCGGGGTATTATGGGTAGCAGTTTGTACGCTGGGGTGCTGGGACCGAAAATTTAGTCACATTTGGACacctattataaatattaaacgtaaactattaatacagaaaaattttcaatcgtgttattataatttttgtaaaattaaagatatgACATTGGTACATCAATAACATGTAGGACCcgcatgagtcaatgacatgtaggtcaggatgacatatctctaattttgtaaaattataatggcatccttgCAAGTTTCCtcttaataaaacacatccataatcttggactaattcgcgagacgaatatattaagcctaattaatccatggtTAGCATATGttatgctacagtaaatatgcactaattatggattaattaggcttaaaaaatttgtcgtacgaattagctctcattttttaattagttttataagtaGTCTATAATACTCCAATTCATCCAATACGACAAGGGCTAAAGTTTAGTACCTAGATCCAAACACCACTTAAATGCTGAGGTGAACGACAGAGAAGAGAAGCAGACCGTAAGCTTATACATGGTTTggacataaaaaccaaaaactcTCTGAGAGAAATAAGTGagtcatatattaatgatgaatAGCTAACTATATATGTGGACTGGactaagagaagactataaatAATCTTAGGTCATTCTTAATGCCTAGTTTCACTcgtaatttctaaaatagctAACTCGATCAAGCGATGCATGAAACAACTACTCGAAGTGCAACGTTTTATTGTACTATTTCCAAagctaaagaaaatatttaattattgctaAAAGTTTGATTGCATGCAAACCGTGTTTGATGGCATGAAACGCCTCAATACCTCAATGCGAGTTTCACTACGTTACCGAGACTTGGTAACGGGTGCCCAAACATTTCATGGGGATGAAActaatttcttctctctccttacaggttcatgtaaatattttctttttttctgataTGCCACCTAATTAATGTGCATGGCACTTTCATAAAAACCTCATTGAGACTGGTCTTACAATTAACTTCCTGACTATGAAAACCTCATTGACACTGGTCTTACAATTAACTTCCTGACTATATTATCAGCCTTACTCTAAGGCCAGGTGGTTATTGCTCCGTGTTAGCCTTTGCCCTTTTGAAATCGAggattgatttttattatgaagaaaaaaatttagccggCAGATCCGTTTAATTCACGAGAGG
This window harbors:
- the LOC102718207 gene encoding probable xyloglucan endotransglucosylase/hydrolase protein 28, whose protein sequence is MPALPLLLSLVVLAGADARPPPLRLVRPARSIAFDEGYAQMFGDGNLALLRDGRRVHLSLDESTGAGFASQDLFLHGFFSAAIKLPADYAAGVVVAFYLSNGDTYEKTHDELDFEFLGNVRGREWRVQTNVYGNGSTAAGREERYDLPFDPTDAYHHYSILWTRHRIIFYVDETLIREVVSTAAMGAAFPSKPMSVYATIWDGSAWATLGGRYRVNYKYAPFVAEFADLVLHGCAVDPAEKHSAAAAAAAATSCADAAGYEGAAAVSVPQRAAMAAFRRGHMSYSYCHDRRRYPVALSECALPGTGAGAGVASLARVFGPDGMRLDGRHRRPRRTPDASS